The following proteins come from a genomic window of Deltaproteobacteria bacterium:
- a CDS encoding GldG family protein: MPRSNGLLGLIGVILLLFAGVTGFLTRGRSSFDLLYIGVHGLVGLFALIAYLSAGVENLRRFVGERSTKYGANMIVSSLLFVVILAALNYLSARNHHKFDLTEAHVFSLSPQSISVVKNLEKDLQIQAFVEGGINPELRDLLTGYGDQSAKLSYQMIDPDRQPELAERYKVSAYNTVRLEYGGESTTITQPNEENITNAIIKVTRTTKKTVCAIEGHGEPDTDELQDARGFAAVKNGLANENYEVKKILLASLEGVPGDCSVVLVAGPQKPYTEHEIKVLDEHLKKGGRAVFLIAPRSGEQFATMLSSWGIKLGNDVVVDQVVRLFQGPALGLAPLANTYAPHEITRDFKQRTIFPMTRSLQADTAGKKGLQVTELVKTSPSSWAETDLDGLFLRSEASLDPAADRKGPVAVAAIVEAKLKEMGSGDGEARLAVFGSVEFADNRNLEGTYYNRDLLLNTIDWLVGQSDLVSIRTKSVRASRVQFTQDQGTVIFYLSVLVIPELLLLAGLVVWWRRE, translated from the coding sequence GTGCCGCGCTCCAATGGCTTGCTCGGTCTGATCGGCGTCATTCTTCTCCTGTTTGCGGGCGTCACCGGGTTTTTGACCCGCGGCCGCAGCTCATTTGATTTGCTCTACATCGGGGTCCACGGGCTGGTCGGCCTATTCGCGCTGATCGCCTACCTGAGCGCCGGTGTGGAAAACCTGCGCCGCTTCGTCGGCGAGCGCTCCACCAAGTACGGCGCGAACATGATCGTCTCGTCGCTGCTGTTCGTCGTCATCCTGGCCGCGCTCAATTACCTCTCGGCCCGCAATCACCATAAGTTCGACCTCACCGAGGCCCACGTATTTAGCCTGTCGCCGCAGTCGATCAGCGTGGTCAAGAACCTGGAGAAGGACCTGCAAATCCAGGCGTTCGTCGAGGGCGGCATCAACCCGGAGCTGCGGGACCTGCTGACTGGTTACGGCGATCAATCCGCCAAGCTGTCGTACCAGATGATCGATCCGGACCGGCAGCCGGAGCTCGCCGAACGCTACAAAGTGAGCGCTTACAACACCGTGCGCCTGGAGTACGGCGGCGAGAGCACCACCATCACCCAGCCCAACGAAGAGAACATCACCAACGCCATCATCAAGGTTACGCGCACGACCAAGAAGACCGTCTGCGCGATCGAAGGCCACGGCGAGCCTGATACCGACGAGCTACAAGACGCCCGCGGCTTCGCCGCCGTAAAGAACGGCCTGGCCAATGAAAACTACGAGGTGAAGAAAATCCTGCTGGCTTCGCTGGAAGGCGTCCCGGGCGACTGCTCCGTGGTTCTGGTCGCCGGGCCGCAGAAACCTTACACCGAGCATGAGATCAAGGTGCTCGACGAGCACTTGAAGAAGGGTGGCCGCGCTGTCTTCCTGATAGCGCCGCGAAGCGGCGAGCAGTTCGCCACCATGCTGTCATCGTGGGGCATCAAGCTCGGTAACGACGTCGTCGTCGATCAGGTGGTGCGGCTGTTCCAAGGCCCGGCCCTCGGCCTGGCGCCGTTGGCCAACACCTACGCGCCCCACGAGATCACGCGCGACTTCAAGCAGCGCACGATCTTCCCGATGACCCGTTCGCTGCAAGCCGATACCGCCGGCAAGAAGGGCTTGCAGGTCACCGAGCTGGTGAAAACCAGCCCCTCCAGCTGGGCTGAGACTGACCTCGACGGCCTTTTCCTGCGCAGCGAGGCCAGCCTCGATCCGGCCGCCGACCGCAAAGGCCCGGTGGCAGTTGCGGCCATAGTCGAGGCCAAGCTCAAGGAAATGGGCAGCGGTGACGGCGAGGCCCGGCTGGCGGTCTTTGGCAGCGTCGAATTCGCCGACAACCGCAACCTCGAAGGCACGTATTACAACCGCGACCTGCTGCTCAACACCATCGACTGGTTAGTGGGCCAGAGCGACCTGGTGTCGATCCGGACCAAGAGCGTGCGGGCCTCGCGCGTCCAGTTCACCCAAGACCAGGGCACGGTGATCTTCTACCTCTCGGTCTTGGTCATCCCGGAGTTGCTCTTGCTGGCCGGTCTGGTCGTCTGGTGGCGGCGCGAGTAG
- a CDS encoding ABC transporter permease, whose translation MKNVLTIAGKELRSYFVSPIAYVVLTGFLLLGGWFFFNLLARFNFLLSMYTSLRNPEAMTRLNLNEFVIAPLLHNLSVVLVILVPVITMRSFAEEKRGGTYELLMTSPLSINAIVLGKFLGAFVFALLMVGLTAVYPLILMLYGNPEVGIVASGYLGLLLLATAFIAVGLLTSSFTENQIIAAVSCLVSLLLLYIISWPADTSGEVLGAILRYISLTEHFGEMVKGVIDTRDLFYFVSVIVLALFLTHRSVESIRWR comes from the coding sequence GTGAAGAACGTTCTGACCATCGCCGGCAAGGAACTACGCTCATATTTCGTCTCGCCGATTGCTTACGTGGTGCTGACCGGCTTCCTGCTGCTCGGCGGCTGGTTCTTCTTTAACCTGCTGGCGCGCTTCAATTTCCTGCTCAGCATGTACACCAGCCTGCGCAATCCCGAGGCTATGACTCGGCTCAACCTCAACGAGTTCGTCATCGCGCCGCTGCTACACAATCTGTCGGTGGTGCTGGTCATACTGGTTCCGGTCATCACCATGCGCAGCTTCGCCGAAGAGAAACGCGGCGGCACGTATGAGCTGCTGATGACCTCGCCGCTATCGATCAACGCCATCGTCCTCGGCAAGTTTCTCGGCGCCTTCGTGTTCGCGCTGCTGATGGTCGGCCTCACCGCCGTCTACCCGCTGATCCTGATGCTCTACGGCAACCCGGAAGTCGGTATCGTCGCCTCGGGCTACCTCGGGCTCCTGCTGCTCGCCACCGCCTTCATCGCCGTTGGTTTGCTGACCTCGTCATTCACCGAGAACCAGATCATCGCCGCGGTCAGCTGCTTGGTGAGCCTGTTGCTGCTGTACATCATCTCCTGGCCTGCGGACACTTCCGGCGAGGTCCTCGGCGCGATACTGCGCTACATCTCGTTGACCGAGCACTTCGGCGAGATGGTGAAGGGGGTCATCGACACCCGGGATCTGTTCTACTTCGTGAGCGTGATCGTGCTGGCGTTGTTCTTGACCCACCGCTCGGTCGAGTCGATTCGCTGGAGGTAG
- a CDS encoding ATP-binding cassette domain-containing protein → MIEVRNLTKRYGDITAVADVSFTAQSGQILGFLGPNGAGKTTTMRIITGYLPATTGTVKVAGFDIFDESYEVRKRIGYLPENPPLYGDMTVVAYLQFVGRIKGIGKRELPEALDRALQVCGLTDVCGRLLGHLSKGYRQRVGLAQALIHNPTVLVLDEPTIGLDPRQIIDIRTLIRELARERTVILSTHILPEVSQLCQKVVIINSGRVVLEGLLGELTRETSLEQVFLRAVTEDSEPAAAGAPEVSA, encoded by the coding sequence ATGATTGAGGTCCGGAATCTTACGAAGCGATACGGTGACATCACGGCCGTGGCGGACGTGTCTTTCACCGCCCAGAGCGGGCAGATCCTCGGCTTTCTCGGTCCCAATGGCGCCGGCAAGACCACCACCATGCGCATCATCACCGGCTATCTGCCTGCGACCACGGGCACAGTGAAGGTGGCGGGGTTCGATATCTTCGACGAGTCGTACGAAGTCCGCAAGCGCATCGGCTACCTGCCGGAGAATCCCCCGCTCTATGGGGACATGACGGTGGTTGCCTATCTGCAGTTCGTCGGCCGCATCAAGGGAATCGGCAAACGCGAGCTGCCCGAGGCACTCGATCGCGCGCTGCAGGTGTGCGGCCTGACTGACGTCTGCGGGCGGCTGCTGGGCCATTTGTCAAAGGGCTATCGCCAGCGGGTGGGCTTGGCGCAGGCGCTGATTCATAATCCGACGGTGTTGGTCCTCGATGAGCCGACGATCGGGCTCGACCCCCGCCAGATCATCGATATCCGCACGTTGATACGCGAGCTGGCGCGCGAGCGCACGGTGATTCTGTCCACCCACATTCTGCCCGAGGTCTCGCAGCTGTGTCAGAAGGTGGTGATCATCAACAGCGGGCGGGTGGTGCTGGAAGGGCTGCTCGGCGAGCTCACCCGCGAGACCTCCCTCGAACAGGTGTTTCTGCGGGCGGTTACCGAAGACAGTGAGCCGGCGGCGGCCGGCGCGCCGGAGGTGAGCGCGTGA